DNA from Gadus chalcogrammus isolate NIFS_2021 chromosome 11, NIFS_Gcha_1.0, whole genome shotgun sequence:
TCCGTAGTCTGCTCTTCCATGaccaccttcttcttctacgtATCTAGCTCTTCATCATAGAAGGACAGAGCAATACAGAGCAGAGGTCACTTGGGATTCAACTATGCAAAGAGTTTACTCAATGATAAGCTAGCAAACGTGGCAATTACTTGATAACCACGAGATAAATCCTTTTCACAGTAGGAAaacacaggtgtagctcatATCATTTATTATTGGGTTTTAATGGGTCCATTTGATTTAGATACGGCAGTGCAAGACTATAGATCATGGATCATGCTACGAATTACATAAATAAAATCAGCCTAATTTTAATAATACGGGAACAGGAAGGGACTTTATCCTGCTATTGAAGATCTGTGGATTTGGTACACATTTAACTTAGTTGTAAATGCCATAACTGTTAACATCAAATAGTAATATGAAATAGCACATACAAAGCATTTCTAAGAACCTTACTTACGAGTTCATTAAATAGTACAGTAACAATAATGAATACTATGTTGGCCTATTTATCTGTTCTAGCAGCTAAGCGAGGCTAACAGGAAGCTAAGAACCGTCTTATTAAACTAGCTGGCAGATGATGTTAAGAGAATATGACGTTATACATTCATCAATAACATCATCGATACTAGATGTTATTAATAGTCAATTTTACCTGGAACGATAAAGTAATTTGCAGCGTCTCCAGTGTTAAATTAATAGTTTATTCCGCAACGACTCGCAACATTTCTGACTCCAGCTTCCGGAACTGTAATAGCAGGACGTGACGTGCCAGGACAACAGGAAGCGTTCAAATAACTTCCGGTAGCAGAGTGACCGATTAAGAACATGGCGCAACTACAACAAGTCACATCTCAGTCTCAGTTTGATGAGTTATTAAAGAAAGCCGGACGATGTCTGACAGTCGTCCACTTCCAGGCGCCATGGGCCCCGCAGTGCGCCATGATGAACGACGTCATGTCGGAGCTCAGCAAGGAGCACACTACCTCCTCCTTCGTCAcgctggaggcggaggaggttCCGGAGGTGTCAGAGAAATATGAAATCTCCTCCGTTCCGACCATTCTGTTCTtcaagggaggagagaaggtagACCGTCTGGACGGAGCCCATGCCCCCGAGCTGAGCAAGAAGGTGCAGCGGCTAGCGGTGTCCGGCGGCCCGGCAACGGGAGAGGTAGCCCCCCGGCGGGATCTGAATGAGCGCCTGAAGGAGCTGACCAGCGCGGCGCCGTGCATGCTCTTCATGAAGGGCTCTCCCCAGGAACCCCGCTGCGGCTTCAGCCGGACCATAGTCGGCCTGCTTAAGGAGCACAGCATCCAGTTCAGCAGCTTCGACATCCTGTCAGACGATGAGGTGCGTCAGGGGCTGAAGACCTACTCCAACTGGCCCACCTACCCCCAGCTATACGCTAACGGAGAGCTGGTGGGGGGAGTAGACATTGTCAAGGAGCTGGCAGAATCCGGGGAGCTGCAGAACACGTGTCCCAAGTCCCTCAGCCTGGAGGATCGGCTGAAGGCGGTGATCAACCGTGGCCCCGTGATGCTCTTCATGAAGGGGAACAAGCAGGAGGCGCGCTGTGGCTTCAGCCGACAGATCCTGGAGCTCCTCAACGGCGCGGGTGTGGAGTACGACACCTTTGACATCCTGTCAGACGAGGAGGTGCGTCAGGGGCTGAAGACCTTCTCCAACTGGCCCACCTACCCCCAGCTCTATGTCAAGGgggagctggtggggggggttgacaTCGTCAGGGAGTTGTCGGAGTCTGGGGAGCTGGAGGCCGTGCTGCGCGGAGACTCCTGAGATGTCCTACAGCTAGTTAACTAAACCACGGGTAGTTGACAGCTAGTCAACTACGCCCCAACTTGTTAACTACTAGTTAACTTAATTAACTGCAACTCTTAATTAACCACAACATGTCAGCTAGTAATCAATCAATACACAACTAGTTGACTAGTGGTCCAACTAAACCACAACTAACCCCATAGTATGGTGGTAGATTAGTACTCTTCTGTATGAGTTGCAGGTTTGAGGATAAGAAACTTCTAATGCAAAATAAATTGTTTACTCCTCAATTGTTGACAAATTTTGCTGTCATCCTTGTGTTatcttcaaataaaataatgctTTATTCATTTTGGAGGAGTTTATTGGTTTCTATTGGTGTAATCGATCCCATAAATACTAAATCTGAAGAACCACTATGTGCTGAGGCCTTCACGCAGTTTGCCTTCCAGGAATCAGTTTTATCCAGGTCACACATTAACTCACAAAGGGAGAAAACATTGATTCAGTGTGTAACGTGGAACAGCTAGTCGGGATATGACCCCCATCTCCGC
Protein-coding regions in this window:
- the glrx3 gene encoding glutaredoxin 3 produces the protein MAQLQQVTSQSQFDELLKKAGRCLTVVHFQAPWAPQCAMMNDVMSELSKEHTTSSFVTLEAEEVPEVSEKYEISSVPTILFFKGGEKVDRLDGAHAPELSKKVQRLAVSGGPATGEVAPRRDLNERLKELTSAAPCMLFMKGSPQEPRCGFSRTIVGLLKEHSIQFSSFDILSDDEVRQGLKTYSNWPTYPQLYANGELVGGVDIVKELAESGELQNTCPKSLSLEDRLKAVINRGPVMLFMKGNKQEARCGFSRQILELLNGAGVEYDTFDILSDEEVRQGLKTFSNWPTYPQLYVKGELVGGVDIVRELSESGELEAVLRGDS